In a single window of the Thermotoga sp. KOL6 genome:
- a CDS encoding heavy metal-binding domain-containing protein, which yields MIVTTTEKIPGYEVKEVVGIVSGNVVMSKHLGRDIAAALKTLAGGEIKGYTEMLTEARNIALERMVKEAEKLGADAVIGFRFSSSTIMSGAAEILAYGTAVKLRKKE from the coding sequence ATGATAGTGACAACAACGGAGAAAATACCAGGATACGAAGTGAAAGAAGTAGTTGGAATCGTTTCCGGGAACGTAGTGATGTCAAAACACCTGGGAAGGGATATCGCAGCAGCCCTTAAAACATTAGCTGGTGGGGAAATTAAAGGTTACACAGAGATGCTCACAGAAGCGAGAAATATCGCCTTGGAGAGAATGGTAAAAGAAGCGGAAAAACTGGGAGCGGATGCGGTAATAGGATTCAGATTTTCCTCTTCAACCATAATGAGCGGTGCCGCTGAAATTCTCGCATACGGTACGGCGGTGAAACTTCGAAAGAAAGAATAA
- the rpsB gene encoding 30S ribosomal protein S2 — protein MPVVTMKQLLEAGVHFGHRTRRWNPKMAPYIYTERKGIYIIDLQKTQQLLEEAYYFVREKASEGATILFVGTKKQAQGVIKAEAERCGAFYVNNRWLGGLLTNFKTIRSRIDKLIELEEMEQSGKLEELPKKEQSRIRRILEKLRKNLGGLKEMRRLPDILYVVDPRKEKIAVAEANKLGIPIVAIVDTNCDPDPIDYVIPGNDDAIRSIKLITSVIANAYLEGREGAPLATEEEAETSEEVAEEMGEELDFGEFEEEEV, from the coding sequence GTGCCAGTTGTTACGATGAAACAGCTTCTCGAAGCAGGGGTTCATTTTGGCCACAGGACGAGAAGATGGAATCCTAAGATGGCCCCGTACATTTATACGGAGAGGAAAGGCATTTACATCATCGATCTCCAGAAAACACAGCAACTCTTGGAAGAAGCCTACTATTTTGTAAGAGAAAAGGCCAGCGAAGGTGCCACGATTCTTTTTGTGGGAACGAAGAAACAAGCTCAGGGAGTTATAAAAGCTGAAGCGGAAAGGTGTGGTGCCTTTTATGTCAACAACAGGTGGCTTGGAGGTCTTCTGACCAACTTCAAAACTATAAGATCCAGGATTGATAAACTCATAGAGCTTGAAGAGATGGAGCAGAGTGGGAAACTCGAAGAACTTCCGAAAAAAGAACAAAGCAGAATAAGAAGAATTTTAGAAAAGCTCAGAAAGAACCTCGGTGGTCTCAAGGAAATGAGGAGATTACCGGATATCCTCTATGTTGTAGATCCGCGGAAAGAAAAAATCGCGGTTGCCGAGGCCAACAAACTCGGTATTCCTATAGTTGCCATCGTTGATACCAATTGTGATCCCGATCCAATTGATTACGTGATTCCTGGAAACGATGATGCAATAAGATCCATAAAACTCATCACTTCTGTTATAGCAAATGCATATCTTGAAGGAAGAGAAGGAGCTCCTCTCGCAACTGAAGAAGAAGCAGAGACGAGTGAAGAAGTTGCAGAGGAAATGGGTGAAGAGCTAGATTTTGGAGAATTTGAAGAGGAAGAAGTTTGA
- a CDS encoding ABC transporter permease subunit, translating to MFAKEFRDMRVRFLALFFVLLGTFMLLLIMKDYTQNLSDLIKTIPNDFLKKLGVTNEFIQRLSEWNFYILSQWYGKNLGQFIPILAIIMAFPVFAREIENETIELLLTRIQRRTLFGIKFLIPFLASILELAVLALLPIPVSWIIGEHLDSCSVFQYFLVEMVGLTLWFSVTIFFSMIFSDQIKPLIVSIAILSGTTVIGGFIKSLYFLNTYSYILEGSLNIRLTAGYILASVTFIFLSYKTFMKRDF from the coding sequence ATGTTTGCTAAAGAATTCAGAGATATGAGGGTTCGTTTCCTCGCGTTGTTTTTTGTTCTTCTTGGAACTTTTATGCTCCTTTTAATCATGAAAGATTACACTCAAAACCTTTCTGATCTCATAAAAACCATCCCAAACGATTTTTTAAAAAAACTCGGCGTGACAAATGAATTCATCCAGAGACTTTCAGAATGGAACTTCTACATTTTGAGTCAATGGTATGGAAAAAACCTTGGACAGTTCATTCCCATTCTTGCTATTATTATGGCCTTCCCCGTTTTCGCTCGAGAAATAGAAAACGAAACCATAGAACTTCTTCTCACAAGAATTCAAAGGAGGACACTCTTTGGAATCAAGTTTTTAATTCCTTTCTTGGCGTCAATCTTGGAATTAGCCGTTCTTGCACTCCTTCCTATACCAGTCAGTTGGATTATTGGAGAACATTTGGATTCCTGCTCCGTTTTCCAATATTTCCTAGTGGAAATGGTCGGTTTAACGCTATGGTTTTCCGTGACCATCTTCTTTTCGATGATATTTTCAGATCAAATCAAACCCCTCATCGTATCCATAGCGATTCTCTCTGGTACTACCGTGATTGGTGGTTTCATCAAATCTCTTTATTTTCTGAACACTTATTCTTACATCCTAGAAGGATCTCTTAATATCCGACTGACAGCCGGTTATATCTTGGCAAGCGTCACTTTCATCTTTCTTTCCTACAAAACATTCATGAAAAGAGATTTCTAA